One genomic segment of Candidatus Krumholzibacteriia bacterium includes these proteins:
- the tilS gene encoding tRNA lysidine(34) synthetase TilS, whose translation MAVMQAQDGLTLLQKACRNLAGPCGVRANAHLLLGVSGGADSVALLRLLVEAAPLLRHQLLVAHFDHRLRPSAPDDAEFVRSLGAQLGLEVQVGVWGEPRAGEAAAREARHEFLQRTASRFACDAIVLGHQLDDQIETALMRLGRGSGLRGLGGMHWRRAAPVPFIRPLLDCPHEELVAYLHSLGQPWREDASNQDLSRTRNRVRHQVLPALDAAFGVGWRGRWSASLEDHRALWSVLRSKAESVLEGARSTPPQDSIPTPADQAARNSTRPPVRAAPTIEDTGSLDLAPLRRLEEPLLRVLLQLWLDPAGQLGLRRTHLSLASEFVHSGRNGQELDLPGPLALHIEGTKVIQSAAAIVRSAPGARLHRLLATKTSEPPVFSFHAHAMAAYEALRELPIPEAGALPPDTFPSTTVTVVCADKTTAPLVLRTGGRGEKVRLLGAPGSRRLTRILQDRRIPARLRPGWPVVADSSGIVWIPGVGIAERCRLDGKSRSAMRLVLYLAEVREET comes from the coding sequence ATGGCTGTGATGCAAGCGCAAGACGGTCTCACGCTCCTCCAGAAGGCATGCCGCAATCTCGCCGGCCCGTGCGGCGTCCGAGCGAACGCGCACCTCCTGCTCGGGGTCTCCGGCGGCGCGGACTCGGTGGCGCTGCTGCGCCTCCTGGTCGAAGCGGCGCCGCTCCTTCGCCACCAGCTCCTGGTGGCCCACTTCGATCATCGCCTCCGCCCGAGCGCGCCAGACGATGCCGAGTTCGTCCGCTCTCTCGGGGCGCAGCTCGGTCTCGAGGTGCAAGTCGGCGTCTGGGGGGAGCCACGGGCCGGGGAAGCGGCGGCGCGAGAGGCGCGGCACGAGTTCCTGCAGCGGACGGCGTCACGGTTCGCTTGCGACGCCATCGTTCTCGGCCATCAGCTCGACGATCAGATCGAGACCGCCCTCATGCGTCTCGGCCGCGGCAGCGGACTGCGGGGACTCGGGGGCATGCACTGGCGCCGCGCGGCGCCGGTGCCTTTCATCCGTCCGCTCCTCGATTGCCCGCACGAGGAGCTCGTCGCGTACCTCCACTCCCTGGGACAACCCTGGCGCGAGGATGCCTCGAACCAGGACCTCTCGCGGACCCGGAATCGGGTGCGGCATCAGGTGCTCCCTGCCCTCGATGCCGCTTTCGGTGTGGGCTGGCGCGGCCGGTGGAGCGCCAGTCTCGAGGACCACCGCGCCCTGTGGTCCGTGCTGCGGAGCAAGGCGGAGTCCGTCCTGGAAGGCGCCCGCTCGACCCCGCCGCAAGACAGCATTCCTACTCCCGCCGATCAGGCCGCACGAAACAGCACACGTCCTCCCGTGCGCGCAGCACCGACGATCGAAGACACCGGGAGCCTCGACCTGGCACCTCTCCGAAGGCTCGAGGAACCCTTGCTGCGGGTTCTCCTCCAGCTCTGGCTCGATCCCGCAGGGCAGCTGGGTCTCCGCCGGACCCATCTGAGCCTCGCCTCTGAATTCGTTCACAGCGGTCGAAACGGCCAGGAACTCGATCTCCCCGGACCGCTCGCACTACACATCGAGGGCACCAAAGTGATCCAAAGTGCGGCCGCGATCGTCCGTTCGGCGCCAGGCGCCAGACTTCACCGGCTGCTCGCCACGAAAACGTCCGAACCGCCCGTTTTTTCCTTCCACGCCCACGCCATGGCCGCGTACGAAGCGTTGCGGGAACTGCCCATCCCCGAGGCCGGTGCACTGCCCCCCGACACCTTCCCCTCCACCACAGTCACCGTCGTTTGCGCCGACAAGACCACGGCGCCGCTCGTCCTGCGCACCGGCGGCCGCGGCGAGAAGGTGCGCCTCCTCGGCGCCCCAGGGTCCCGGCGGCTCACGCGGATCCTGCAGGATCGTCGCATTCCCGCCCGCTTGCGCCCTGGCTGGCCGGTCGTCGCCGACTCCAGCGGCATCGTATGGATCCCCGGGGTGGGCATCGCCGAACGCTGCCGCCTGGACGGAAAGAGCAGGAGCGCCATGCGTCTCGTTCTCTACCTTGCGGAAGTGCGTGAAGAAACGTAG
- the hpt gene encoding hypoxanthine phosphoribosyltransferase, giving the protein MRRVLIPAETLMTRVQELGQEISDAYRGRLPLLVSVLKGGVVFLTDLMRSITIPHHIDFLQLSSYEGGTETSGTVRLLSDLGTNIGGRDVVIVEDIVDTGLTLRYLLKQLEIRQPRSLRVCALLDKHTARQVEVPLDFVGFTIPNEFVVGYGLDYDEKYRNLPYIGVLDL; this is encoded by the coding sequence ATGCGGCGCGTCCTGATCCCGGCAGAAACCCTGATGACACGGGTGCAGGAGCTGGGGCAGGAGATCTCCGACGCCTACCGGGGACGCCTGCCCCTCCTGGTCTCGGTCCTCAAGGGGGGAGTCGTCTTCCTCACCGACCTGATGCGGTCGATCACCATCCCGCACCACATCGATTTCCTGCAGCTCTCCAGCTACGAGGGCGGCACCGAGACTTCGGGAACCGTGCGGCTGCTCAGTGATCTCGGCACCAACATCGGCGGGCGCGACGTAGTCATCGTCGAGGACATCGTGGACACCGGCCTCACCCTGCGCTATCTACTGAAACAGCTGGAGATCAGGCAGCCGCGGAGCCTGCGGGTTTGTGCTCTTCTCGACAAGCACACCGCCCGTCAGGTCGAAGTTCCTCTCGACTTCGTGGGCTTCACGATCCCCAATGAATTCGTCGTGGGCTACGGTCTCGACTACGACGAGAAGTACCGGAACTTGCCCTACATCGGCGTTCTGGATCTGTGA